The Wyeomyia smithii strain HCP4-BCI-WySm-NY-G18 unplaced genomic scaffold, ASM2978416v1 HiC_scaffold_77, whole genome shotgun sequence genome segment agtccaagtagtcttcggaatatgttcctttgcatagctggatttcacatttttaaacataacaggcaaagtaatagtccgactgcaaaacaaatcaatagggtcttatgtggcaattagaccttccatttgacactgattttatgaaaatcggtacagccatctctgagaaacatgagtgagattaaacagtcttcagaacacgtttcttttcataacttttgaaccacaagttcaatctttatgaaattcaaacttAAGGGTTTTATAGGTAGCCAGTTCTTTtgagatcaattttgttcaaatcggttgtgtagtttctgagatattgatgtttaatGATTTTCACATAACCTAACCTCTAACCTCataacataacctctaaactacaaatccgattacaatgaaattcaatagggttttatggggcaacaagaccttttatttgcaattaatttcatgaaaatcggtccagccatctctgagaaaagtgagtgagaataaaaatctgcacatacacacacacacacatacagaaaatgctcagctcgtcgagctgattcgagtgatatatgccattcggccctttgaagcacttttatactttcggttttgcaagtgattgctatacctttctaggagaaaggcaaaaacttaaacggcttataaaatattttgttataaaaagtcaatttttagttttgatttaTTGATATAAATTTTGCTATTTTAAATTCACAACAAGCCCaaagaaaaagatttttcaccagtttttttttgcatgatttttttaaaatgcatTAAAAAGCCATGGCTATAATACATTTTCATCGTGAAACAGTGATGAACTTGAAatagtttttgttgaaaaaatattctcttatGAGTGCCTATTTTGAAATGTCGAGAAGAGTTTTAAATTtgcgtgatttttcaaaaatccatcAAAAAGTTTGCATGgctataaaaaaatttcaacgtgGAACAGTAATGaagtttttgttaattttttttaagcacAGTTTGAAATTCTGAATATGACATATCAcgtacattattttttcatttaaatttcagttgcttttgacgtaaaccacgattttgttTGTGAGTTAtgtgcgatattgtttaaatttgcttggaatattatggaattttctaCCATAAGCGATAGCGACAATTCTTTATATGTGATTCGACATaaattttggcacttttttctaGCTGTGTAAACTATACGCATGTAGTCTTTGGTAGGTACCATTGTTGACAAAAATAATATCTAGTTCCAATCGACTCAAGTTTGCTAAAATGCACGTTGATAAGCCAAAAAATGGCGAAATGTTTTATGAACGGATGAGTCCAAAATAGTTCTGTTGAGATCAAAAGGCTGTCGTCAGTACGTGAGACCTCCACTTAACACGAAGTATCAACCGCAATACACGATTAAGAAAGTAAAACATGGTAAAGCAGAAAATATTGTATGGGGATGTTTTTCCTTCTACCAGTTTTGTCTGAATCATCCAGATTCTTGAACATGTACCCAGAAAGCCAGATTTGACGCCAATCCTAAAGATTTTCCATAAATAAtctagattttattttctctgtctcGCAAAAGGTTATTACTTCAAATTTTGTACAAAATTTCGCATTTCTTCCACCTCAAATGGAATCCAGAACGGAGAGATCTTCGTTGAGCTTGAAGTCTCTTGCAATAACGGTTTTGCTCGCCAATTTTTTTCCAAAGCTGGTATCCATTCGGAGCGTAGCTAATCGTTACCATTCCTCTGCTCTTGGTGTCTAAAGTCGTTTCTCTGCTGGTTCGGGATCTATGTCATAGCATTACATCTCAAAATACTGTTATTTTCTGGTTTCACGTTTATAATTCCAGTTACAGCCACCGTAGGACAACCGTTCAGAAGGTGCGTTGCCGTCGGAGCCAATTCCGACCACAACATCTCCACAGCTTTTGAATTAGGCAGAATGAttaaacgattataacaaacaggTAACACagatatatctgaacttgatagaaataacaaagcctgtaatattcttgatatgccagaatgataaaattacagaaatcaaattctgttatacacttgaatgttcaaaagtgttttgttaaagtatatttataatacaatttattattcaattaacaaaataatgtacattctaactaattctgatctttttctgccaaatatCTTACAAAACTTACGGGAACAGAGTTTCTATCAGCTGGAGCAGCCTTGTTCAATTTTTGTAGCGGAAATGACAGCGATATATTTTGTATGTCAACGAATTCTAACTTATCCTCCAAAGGAATATTTGATTTGTACAGACAGCTTTAGCTCTCTTGTTGCTTTGCGTAGCATCAAAGTTAACAGTAAGACaaaccccatatcttttgagCTATGAACTTATCTGAACTTATCAATAAAAGATATGATTTGAAGTTTCTTTCGGTTCCATCTCATTCACATATTATTGGGAATGAACATGCTGACAGTCTAGCCAAAAAAGGTGCGATGAAGGGTGAGATTTTTGAAAGAAATATTGAATGTACAGAGTTTTTCCCGGAAATAGCCAAAAGGGCTTATGACCACTGGCAACAAATATGGGATGAAGATACAATGGGCCGTTACTGTTTTAGCATATTTCCAAACGTTAGCAAGAAACCCTGGTTTCATTTGCTAAATGTGGACAGAACATTCATACGTGatatgacccgcataattgtgAATCACTACTGCTTGAACTCTCATCTTCACAGAATAAAACTCACGGAAAGCAACATGTGTCCTTGCGGCAAAGGCTACGAGGACATCGACCACTTGACTTGGGATTGTGAATTGTACGCAGAGTACCGAGCTGAACTCATGACCTCTCTTGAGAGCAAAAGCAGAAGTAAAATGCCTATCCGCGATTTACTGGGACTTAAAGATATCGAAGCCATGAAGATATTACACAGATTTCTCAAAagaacgaaaataaaattatgaAATGCTTAGGTTAAGTTTTGTTTGCGATTATAATATTTCGTAATTGCATATTTAATTAACTATAATTTTACATTTGTAACATGATACACGGCTCTGTGATGGTAAATGCCAATTGAGGCTAAAATAAAcgttgcaaattaaaaaaaaatcttacaaaacttgctataatttatGATAATCAGTaaataattttgataggaattttgatgtTTTAACTATTAACAAGACCAAGTTCAGAActcaagttgatacaaaaaaagtaggaggttgtatccaagacacgatcgcaaaaatgacgtagaactacgtacactattaacaaatgcattgagtgtttcattaccacaactgtttttatcaaagttttatagcgcttttttggctgtattgagcgctataaaactttgataaaaccaatatttttacttgggtaatgagttataatgtctactaatgaagggttgtgaatttcgtgaaccggattcagcagttagcagatcgtgccgagttaaaaatcatacacagcacacacacacaaatcataccatatcatagacacacacacatcataccatatcattataccatacacacatcatacacacatacacacatgataccatatcatacacacacagcaagcaagcgaccaatcagaggacgttatttttatttccacaaggctcgacaattttcaatagtgcaatagttcgtagattcaaacaacatttttctgcatttgggcagatgcgtgtataattttccaatcgattgctgcaagaatgaagaaaatcggttgaaaagcaaccgacctataagcatttgaaaagggacaaatttcgtcccagtttttcagtttgcattcctgtgtggtatgctaaagtcaatcgtagttctacgtcaaaagttcgtaacaaaatatcaagatttgttataatcctaatatttttgactgatcgggtttTGAACCTCGTTTTCCTGTGGGGTTCCTTGATTCTTATAGTAGTTGAATTGttcatttgaataatattcacggTCTTGGTCCACGGCGAGACTTTTATCTGCAACTGAGTTATATCTATTGCTTCATAGTCCTTGAAACATTGGAACACCTTTGACTTGCGCTTGATAGAGGACAACGATGTGCGCCCCCTGCTTTGTCATGAGTCGCAGAATCCAATTAAATCCAGCTACTTTACAAAACCAAGGGTCATCTCGTGTTTTGCAGATGGTTCAGCGTTTGTTGACTCTCATGACCCATACGACGATGCCACAACTAGCTTATCTCGGCTACGAAGATATGGGTTTGCCCAAAAGAAACGACACCCAAAGTCAGCACCTACATATTGCCTCGTAGGTACTGTCCTTCTTGAACTCCGCTCAATCCTGGCCTTCGCGAACAGTGAATAGTACATGATTACCATCTTGTGTTGTGAGGCCATTTTGACCGAGAGCAAGTTTTCCCAAACATATTCCTTTGTTAGACATATCTTGAACCATACTCTCTTGGCCACATCGAAAATTAAATCATCTTAACAccgtcgaatgctttttctatgtctaaaagagcagctccagggaaataaccttcagatttgttagctcgtatcatattagtaactctgagcaattgataagttgtggaatgcccaagtcgaaatccaaactgttcatctgcaaaaattgaattttcgttgatgtgttgCATCATTCTGTTTAAAATAATTCTCTCGAACAGTTTActcattgaagaaagcaaactgattggtcgataacttgaaacttcagctggattcttatccggttttaaaattggagtaatttttgcatttttctataatttgggaaaatatgcaattttgaagcaacaattgaaaatttttactaaaagttctattgtgctctcaggaagatgtttgattaatatgttaaagataccatcgtcaccaggtgctttcaaatttttgagtttttaataAATGATttgatctcattcaagttagtttacATTGGATATGTTtaatttttgcatttaactatgatgttactgtttgtttgtttgtcgactgtagcggtAAATTATGTAGATTTATCCGCTTATTATTTATGTTGGTACCGATGCAGATAAATTAAGCAAAAACatggggggggggagggggattgtgtctgcgttacttattgttacgtaggggggaggggggtagtagagacagttacgtaactgtgatgtttccTCGAAATCGAGaatttcggaggggggtcaggctgttcagcgttacgtaattttagggggggaagtcaaatcgaacgttacttatcgttacataggggggggtctgaaatctagatttttagcgttacgtaattcgtgtacgacgccttagatTCTTAGACACTAAAGccaaatttatgcaaaaattccAAACCTCAGAATACGCCTTAATAAGCGGATTGTACATAGTAGGTGCAGTTAGTTTTAAGCTGTATATAGTAGTCTTAagtgttttcttttcttttctagGACAAGCGCCACCAAACTGGACAATCTAGAAGTAAAATCTCCAAAAATTCGAAAGCATAGTAAAACAGCAACCAAAACTCAACAACCAGAGATGAAAACAGTAATGTGAAtcacttaagcctgtagtacactctttgtctaatggtcaaatattcgaccttctgacataatggtcaaatttatttgacatcatggttgttgtttgcccgtgtttgtcccatgttaaaattggagagtgacaaataattatctttgaccaaatttttatccgtcaaaaagtgacaaatatttgacgctcgatcaaagagtgtactacaggctttaaacTTGTGAAAACGTGTAagataccgtctgccggggtgagattaagccaaaacgggaaatgtttgtatgttaaattacttgagattcctagaacctaatacctcaaattcaatactttatgaatcatgacatatttattcacaacttcaaatAGAATATAGATAACATCAGGgaactgtttcacttaaataatgtttcaaagtacagggtgaaaaacatgcgcaaataacgttatcccaAAATGTCCCAGGCAAACCAACCCgttcaagaaatcacatcaacttactgctcagttggtacgttaggatgtcgtctcgaatgtgttgaggaaacaTTATGCGTTGAATCTGTcttggctcagaaaataatgtttttccaaactgtacacttttcgagcccttttggggtgagattgggccaagctataatgaacggtgcagtgtgcggaattcatattcacgacaaaattatatcagtatacaccataacacttgcattgtttacatagggtatgttgtctagctatggtattatttgaaataatgactaaaagcttgagaacagtaagctaacaactgttaaatggaaatttacaatgactgatattacttatggaatgtgacaaaattttgtacatcttttctatataaactgatgactttttcagcgaggaaggagggttgtgggtacgtttccagcggttttgagatctctaatggaatatacagtggtcaatgacacataataattaaaacgaaaagtcttctcaggccttatgtcctaacgtatttcctttctaagctacctggagacgccactatgtgtatagatactgtctataagccacgttctcataactggttactccagatatcgatttgaaccagtcatacatttttctataattcatttgaaacgtagtttctggtcaaccccctacagccccttgatagtccacgttgtttatggtcgtccctatacttactgttcaTTAAACaagtattaaattcaacttattgtttttggcacaatcccaccccatagaaggggtgagattaggccaaagttcatttaattttagcaaaattatagtttatcgtaacttaaccatatttgcggcagtcgttaactaaacatttaagtgtgcattggCGTGATTTGNNNNNNNNNNNNNNNNNNNNNNNNNNNNNNNNNNNNNNNNNNNNNNNNNNNNNNNNNNNNNNNNNNNNNNNNNNNNNNNNNNNNNNNNNNNNNNNNNNNNNNNNNNNNNNNNNNNNNNNNNNNNNNNNNNNNNNNNNNNNNNNNNNNNNNNNNNNNNNNNNNNNNNNNNNNNNNNNNNNNNNNNNNNNNNNNNNNNNNNNNNNNNNNNNNNNNNNNNNNNNNNNNNNNNNNNNNNNNNNNNNNNNNNNNNNNNNNNNNNNNNNNNNNNNNNNNNNNNNNNNNNNNNNNNNNNNNNNNNNNNNNNNNNNNNNNNNNNNNNNNNNNNNNNNNNNNNNNNNNNNNNNNNNNNNNNNNNNNNNNNNNNNNNNNNNNNNNNNNNNNNNNNNNNNNNNNNNNNNNNNNNNNNNNNNNNNNNNNNNNNNNNNNNNNNNNNNNNNNNNNNNNNNNNNNNNNNNNNNNNNNNNNNNNNNNNNNNNNNNNNNNNNNNNNNNNNNNNNNNNatatatatatatatatatatatatatatatatatatatatatatatatatatatatatatatatatatatatatatatatatatatatatatatatatatatatatatatatatatatatatatatatatatatatatatatatatatatatatgtatatatatatatatatatatcgcttgatttttttagtttcttcagGAAACtttacatgaaaaataaaatttggactAATATTTCTATTGTGATTTGCTCTCAATGTGCGATAAGATGAAGTGTGACGTGTTCAATGATAATACATGTAACATGTAACAAATCAATAAGTTTTTTTATGTAACTTGATGGGAAAATTTTATTctggaatttttaaaattttcaatgccACTAAATATGTCAGATGTATCTCCATTATTTGTTGCAGTGACTCTTCGATAGAGAAGCATGGTGATTTCATTATTCTTAAGGATGTTATCCTCCTGACACGCAAGAAATTATTCTCAATGGGGTCATTTTCCTAAGGGAGACATCCGGAGTGAACTGCCCCCTGCCCCCCGCACTCAAAAAGAAACTTATCTGGATCAGCACTGTTGGTGGTGCGATCTTTGCTTTACAAATACGCGCACGATTTGGTTACTGCTTATTCTCTGAGCATCTGCCCCCAGGGAGGCAATAAAATGACACCGTATCATAGCCGCTGTATCGGTATACAAGAAAATctaaatattaaaataatttcggTTACCTAATACCTAATCGTTAATAATTTGtatcacaaaaaaaatcccGTTTAAATTTGTGCACCATCTCACGCATTGATTTTGTAGAACGTAAGCCAAATATTACGCCAAAAGCAAATTATTGGTAATTGTACgggaaacaaaaattataacgGGTTGATTTTGTGATATGATAGGTTATGGGCTTGGAAAACTGGTGAAGTGAAGAATAAACGCGAACGAAGTCACTAACTAGAGAGCCATCACGAGACACACCCAAAAACTTCACTATTACATCATGTGGTCATTGAACTTTGAAGCCGTTGTattgaaatagtcatatcgAGCGCAAAGATAATAGAGCGTGAAATCTCTGTTAAATCACCCTTTCCAAGAGTAAACTGAATCGCGCTTGAATGAGTTCCCTGAGACGGCGAAAAAGTTTAGACACCTGCCTAATAAAAAAACTGGTAAAGTTCCATCTATTCAAACCTGAATACTTGAAAAAAGGGCATATATGTACATATATAAAATCCAATAGAGTTGACGAACAGGACTTAACTTCAAAGAGCGAAATGCTTCGAGTAAAAGGGTTTAACAactatgtattttatttttcatcatctTCTACTCACAAAGTACATGACGAAAATTCTCACATTGGGCTGTATTACAGAAGCTTCGAAGAGCAACATGCCTCATTTGAAATACATGGGCGAGTCGAATCGATTAAACTTCTGTAATAGGGCCCTATTCCGGTCTACCTTGAGAGCAAACCAACACCGTCTATCCCAAAAATTGTCTGATGCCTGCTGATACAATCCCTTctatattttgtcattttttattacaTGTGCAATTAAACTAAGTCTAACTAACACATTGCTCACGATAAATCGCGGTTTTACTTGTTGTACAATGTCTGATTTGCCCAACAgatccgagtttccaatcgttagtccattttcgttccggttccggtctGTATTTACATTTGTTGCTTCCTGTACAAAAGATTTTTACGACTACTGCACGTAAAGCTTTCACCAATCCCGTGTTTCACACTGGATCAGCCACCCTTAACAAGGggaacagacgctgttttgagtcGCACTATCTTATTGAACAGCCGCTCGGGTTGTCGAAGCATTTCTTCTGTCGCTGAAATATGGTTAACGCTCAAGTGATCGCGTAGCGTCCTCGCACTTAGCTGTTGTCGTATTGACAACAAAAACTTATGAGGCCCACAGCTTCCGCTCCTTcgaggttgtcaactcaccatttgaagtcCAACAATTCTCATACAATATGAAATAAAATCTAAAGAAAGCTTAATGGAACCCAAATTTACGCAAGACATGAAATTGCTAAAACTTAACACTAGTTACATTGGGCTATTATtggtttttatttataaaaatatttatacaaCAAAATCACATCATTCTTGCCTACGCTGTCGCCTGAAATGTTAATACACAAACCATTATATAAGCGGATCAGTTTAGATTTCACTTTCCCCTGCGGAGTTGCGAGGGCGAGGCAGTTTTAAAAATTAGAGGCTCCTCAAGCGTGTGTAATAACACATTTCCCGTTCTTAACCTAAAACTGAAGATAGTGTTTCGGCGATCTACCGTCGGACGACGAGTCGGTTCTGGGATAGGTCGCCGCCGTCATATCGTCATTGTTATTGTTGCCCTCCCGTGGGGCATTATCACTTTCACTATCATTGCCTGCCGCAGCGGCTTGGGTCGCACTGCGGCGATTCCGTAGCGAATGAATACACGCCAGCATTCGTATCATAAACGAGGCCGGCGCCGTAATGGTGTCCTTGGCTTCTTCCAGCATCACTGCGTTGCGTTCTATgagctaaaaaaaatattactaggcAAAAAAcaccttttgattttttttgtatgaaattaTTTACATTGGTGGCTGCCTCCCGATCGAAACGAGTCATATCTTTATCCATTGAGGACCAAACTTTAATTGTCGTAATCAATTCCAGATGTAGCCAGAGCCCATCACTGCTGTTGGGTCTTAAGTCACACGTTGTGCGACGTCGAGATTGCGATCGGGACCTGAATGTAGATGAAAAACGTCGTCGACTGTAGGttctgtaacaaaaaaaaaacttaaaaacagCTGCACACAAGAAAATCGGTATCAGTTTGATTTTGGCTAGTGGAAGTAATCATTTCCATTAGCAAACTTACCTGCTCTTCAGGCCGCTTGTAGACCAGGATGATTTTTTTATCAACCATGCTTATCAGTCTCCTATATGAGAAAAAACTATCACTCCTGCCGAATCACAGTTTGAGTCTATCGGCTCTCATCTGACCACACGTCTAATTATTACAAATATTTACTAGAATTAAGCAGAATCAACTTACTTCAAAACACAACCCAAACTGCACAAAAAATGTAAATAGTTTAAGTTTTATTGCTTCACGCAGGCCCATGACGATCTTATGTTTTtgcaccaaatttggttccattttcatATTTCGCTTGCAAATTTCATTTCTGGAAAGGTAATTTTGAGTAGCCGGAATTTTCTTGTGTTTTATGCTTACGTTTACCGACGATATTTTCAAGAACAAAgtatttttatgatgcaaattataataaaaaaaatattcaattttcattcAGTGAAAAACTGTTTGCCGTCAGAAGCCTCGCTCAATCGGCTTGACACACTTGACATTTCTCTCCTGACGTTTAAACTTTTTCTAACCCTTAAGTCTAGACATCAACCTTTTTTGCATAGACATCCACCTTTTTCGTATACGTATCGCATTCGTATGCGATACGAATGGATTCGTATGGCCTTTGTACGTAAACAAGAATGGCATTTTCGAACTCATTCGAAACCATACTTTCGTACGAATGTTGGATACGAACGTAAACAAGAATGAAGGTGAATAAGATTATGAGTAGTAGTTGTGAGAGAAGTGGGAAGGgtggaaaaatattattaaacaaCTGAAACATTTGTTTTGATGGCCAGTGATTTCCCACTGTGA includes the following:
- the LOC129733792 gene encoding DDB1- and CUL4-associated factor 6-like, producing MDKDMTRFDREAATNLIERNAVMLEEAKDTITAPASFMIRMLACIHSLRNRRSATQAAAAGNDSESDNAPREGNNNNDDMTAATYPRTDSSSDGRSPKHYLQF